gtgtgagtctaaatataaatctaactcacttaccgaatgtgccgtccttcctccgctgctgaaggcgtataggtccgccaattgggattgggtgtcggggtcatcaacttggaagaagccaaagttctgtgtttgacggggggggtctaggtcgaacttggtgggtagtgttgtacttgacttcgtaatcgtgaaagagagaccgcaagtcgaactcaaaatttctttggaggcttgggaggtgggggaggtttatttggaatgtttgggcaaggtttatgtagttgtcgtcgtcgtcagtttgcaaagctcggagtggttcaagatcaatagaagctaaactgttgtaataaaattctaaaattttgaaagtaccaactagtttccactttggatccaaaactttggcaagcaaaaaaactgttgggatctcattgaaatacttgagccatttttcaaccatgtaatataaaacacacataagctcaagattgtttgcggaatttttcattgcagttttaaaaccaagtgatatgatcatgcaatgttctaaaacacgaacggatgtgcaataatacacacccgataactccatAGTTGCACttcgaaaatttttgaataatttaaataaactcaggctttgttcccaacaagaagatgttagatataaatcatcaacagggtaagttctataaaaatcaactaaatagtCTATATGCTCCATTGTAGATTGCAACatgtcatatgtagagttccatctagtagaaacgtctaaagtaaactttgtgtaccttattttcttcgagtggcaatacttcttccacgccttgccaatttgaggcttccagtggatcaaggatacagctgtagtaataggttgaatatgtctttgccataaagacaaagcatcttgtacacataagtttaaaatatgacaaatacatcgttgatgaaaatacttaccacttatcaccggggagcaagccgcaattaaatcggatatacttgcggtgttggcggttgcgttatcaaaaccaaccgaaaatatcttgttgcataactcatactcattcaaaacttgaataattaaagaagcaattgcttgtgcggtgtgtggggaaggaaattgtctaaaaccaatcaaacgtttatttaaagaccaactattgtctataaaatgacaagaaatacccatgtaagaatttcgttggaaagaatccgtccacacatcggagcaaatattaactttgtgccccaaggtggatagactctttgcaatttccatttttttttcaaaatactgccggttgttagatctttgagcagtagaggggggaattctttttgcagcaacattaaaagcttgttgcatagtcatttcatattttctgtcattaaaaaaattgaacggcaaatgtttcattgccgcccatcttaccatggtATCGGTAGTATTTTTGGGATCGTATTTAAATAgtggcgtacctgtttgagacgatgagccggcgggGAAGTTGATTTGGGTTTGGGATCTAGAATGCCCAaattccacggggtgttttgccttcaaatggcgtgtgagagtaccatatcccccaccgattacaaatggatagactttatcgcaatagttgcaataagcTTTGAACTCGCctgtctccacggtagtggtcgAATCATCAGGATtagaaattaccaccgggaccttcttgtaatgtttggtgaagatgtcggatttcaactttggaggcatcttcttcttttgtctcccggaaggaggaggagcttCGGCCTCCTCgtcattttcgccaacttggccggcgctagaaggtgggaattgatgcgatccatcgtcgccttcgtccgatgatagattcacatcgtattcgAAACGCGAATCCGAATGTGGCTCTTCGTCGCCGAGGgtggcaagtaacaaggccgcatttcgatcttcttcctcctacgagaattatacacattaaaacatatcatataacatattaaaacatattaaaacttactaaaacatattaaaacatataaaacttactaaaacatattaaaacttactaaaacatattaaaacatattaaaacatattaacatattaaaacttactaaaacatattaaaacttataacatataaatcaaaggaaggaccacgctgaggcattccacaataggccatcttgcacaaggatataagaaaaggcggtagtccgcacataatctttttccgagcaagtataccaaatggtgctctcaaattaaagacttatcatataacatattaaaacatattaaaacttactaaaacatattaaaacatataaaacttactaaaacatattaaaacatattaaaacatattaacatattaaaacttactaaaacatattaaaacttataacatataaatcaaaggaaggacgacgctgaggcattccacaataggccatcttgcacaaggatataagaaaaggcggtagtccgcacataatctttttccgagcaagtataccaaatggtgctctcaaattaaagacttatcatataacatattaaaacatattaaaacttactaacatattaaaacttatatcatataacataataaaacatattaaaaaactactaacatattaaaacttattataacatattaacatagtaaaacatttaatttagaagtttagaacttacttgtaatcgaagagcggctcgccttcccacctcctccgcaacttgtgctctagaaggggcacgacgacgacgagagtcactttgatcttgggcaattcccttgccccgatcaccaccacgacgagatgaagacatgatattatggaaattggaagtagagaatagagagtagtgtttatgtgatattaacgtaaacaagaacaacgtgagtaaattatgagcgcaaataacgtaaacaacttgagagaaagaggatggagaatagagaaattgagattgagagagaaattcttatcaacacaagaatggggtaagtagaaaatgaagatgagggggttatttataggggaaaaatgtgattaaaaaaagaaaaaaaaaagaaaaaatttcaaatttttgaaatccggcggaaccgccggtttaccgccggaaccgccggtttactcgttgaaccgccggtttttggtcagaaaccgccggtttcgtcaacggttttctgacaaaaaccggcggtttctgacccggtttctgaaaaggctacgtctaggccggtggtagcctgaaaaggtgtcggaaccggtgaaccgccggttcggaaccgccggttcggaaccgccggttccggtgaaaaccggcggttcggaaccgccggttacggttcgcaaatttcatgaacctgaaccggcccgtcggaaccgccggttccggtcacggttcggaaccgccgccgacggttccggttccggttcggaaccgccggtgacggttccgggccggttcagccgggccggttcggtttggtgatgtctagTGGTAATGATAGACCCTTGATCTATCGGACTAGAGCACCAACGATTTGTAGTGAAACAaagaacaagataaaccctagttgaagtgctagggggcgatttccACCAGAACCGAGAATGAGAATAAGcttatactttatttctcaatgaatcaaaatactaagaattctataatttatagaattctaaaccctaaacatatcttgctaatcaagaaagataataaaatattacaaaaaatatggaatataactaactaaaataagagatactaaatcaaatcaaataaaagatACTGGAGATGATTTTCAGCGAGATTCACTAAATCGAAGACCCTATCAACTCTCCCGCCGTTGAAAaccaccttgccctcaaggtgggTAATGAAATAAGAACATGAGTGTCTCGTCCAAGGTGGAAGTACTCTCAAAATCTCCTGGGTCAAAAATACGAACTCGTTTCATCGCACCAAAGCAAAGAGTTCCATGCCCCTGTCTCGTACGAGTCGATCCAGAACGATCAATAGCCTCAGTATATGAGTTCATAACAAGTTCTGCAATATGCATCCAGCCAAATTCAGAACCTTGGCCATATATTTCCCATTCTGCAACTTGTGGCCACCTTAAGAAGTAGCCATGCTCAGCAGAAAGTCCAAGTGTTTTGCAGGGAAGAAACCACTTGCTTAAGCTGTCCCTTCCTTTTCCACTGACCATAAAAACTAGATTTTTGGGATCACCAGGCCGTGTGTTTATGAGAGATAGAACTTGGGCACTTGGAGTCTTAATAATTGAATTTTGAGACATAAGTGTGCCATCGTAATCCAACAATATAGCCCTCCTTTTAGCCCTGCAGTAAGCTGATGTTATCTCATCCATTGAAAGCTTTCTAAAATTTGGATCTAGTGCCACCACTCTGAACCCGAAGCCAAGACCAATACCCCAACATCTTTTTCTGAAATCGTCAACACAAGTTCTCTCCATATCCTGTAAGAAGCTTCTAGCCGAAAATGCTACATCACGAGAGCTCACATATCGGTAATGCTTCTCATGTTGTaactccttctctctctcggccAATGATATAGCCTCGTACATTGCCTCTGCTGTTGATTCAACATTCCAAGGATTTACACGAATAGCACCACTTAGGGAAGGGGAACAACCGATGAATTCAGAGACCACCAACATGTTCTTCTTAGGTCCACTCAAGTCTGAACCTGGTTTTGCACCTGATACTCCTTCTTTGCAGACTATGTATTCATAAGGAGTCAGATTCATCCCATCCCGCACTGCTGTCACCACAGCACATTCAGCAATACTGTAGTAAGCCATCCTTTCACTGATTGATAGAGACTGATAGATAAAAACTATAGGTTCATATCCAGGCCTTCCAAGTTCCTTATCGATTCTCTGGCAGCTCTCCCCTATTTCGCGATTTATTTCATCCAGATTTATCCCTTTTCCTCTGGAAGGATTGGCAATCTGGACCAGAACAACTCTTCCTTGCCAAGTCGGATGCTGCTTCAGCATGTGCTCCATAGCTAAAAGTTTCAAATTTATACCTTTAAATATGTTCATATCATCGAATCCAAGCAACACAGTTTTGCCAGTAAACTGTTGCTCACCATCGACCAAAGCATTCCCCAACAAGGAAACTTTCCTCATCAGAGGTATTGCCCTTCCAATAGAGATATTCCCTACAAGCTCCTTGTTTGCCACAACAATGGCAGCACATGAAATAATATCCACATTATCCCGCTGTGCAATGCGCTCCCCATCAAAGCTGTGTCTGCTTTTGGTAACTGTGGAAGACACTGGAGGGGAATGATCAACAACTGCAAAGCCTGAGCTGATCAAATGAACAGTCTTAATTTCATGCTTTTCATCATCTACCCATGAAACCTCATCCGTTAATTCGGGAGCAAAGTGGGTAGTCTCCACACCTTCGTTATATGCTTCCGGAATCGCATCACACGAGACATCATCAACGCTGCAGAAAGTTGGCGCTGCATCAGTTATAGAAGACTCCAACATGACTTATCTCGGTGCATCAACAATAGGCTCAGATTGATGGACATCATCCCCCATATGTGAATCACCCTCAAGTAACTCCGGAGTAAAACGATGATAGACCGCCACCAAGAAATCCTCCCACGAACCATCAATGTCAGTTTTTTGATAATTATGAAACCAATCGGTCGCCGGTGGATTGAACAAGTATTTCGTAAGATAAAGACGATCATCGAGGGGAGTGTAGTGGTGGTTGTAATATTGTTGGACCTCACAGATCCAATCCAGGGCCTTCTCTCCGTCGAAACGTGGTGGTTCGAGGCGGAGGCGCGGTAGGGCATGGGTGTTGATACCAAGCGGTGCTTTTGAGACCGACGGCGGAAGAGACCAGCCCCGCTGAGGTCCCATGACTAGCTACTGGTCCGGTGGCCGAGTATTCCACGGCTGATGTGGTGGCGAGCGCTCGTCAAGGCTGTCCGGAGGCTCCTCGGTCAGTGTATGAAGTCTGAAATTGGCTAGAAATTCTCCATGAGCAGCAACCAGTTGGCGCAAGTCCACGAGGATCTCACGGAGAGCATGTTGTTGTAAAGATTCCTAGAGAAAAGCCATGGAAACAAGCGGTGGCTGCGTGGCTGTGATGATTGGAGTATGGATTGAGATTGTGAGGATTTTGTCGTGAGTCGTGAGTTTTGAGAGATTTTGATGGAGGAAGAGTAAACAATGGAAGCACCAGTTGATAGACCCTTGATCTATCGGACTAGAGCACTAACGATTTGTAGTGAAACGAATaacaagataaaccctagttgaggtgctagggggtGATTTCCGCCAGAACCAGAATGAGAATAAGcttatactttatttctcaatgaatcaaaatactaagaattctataatttatagaattctaaaccctaaacatatcttgctaatcaagaaagataataaaagattacaaaaaatatggaatataactaactaaaataagagatactaatcaaataaaataaaagatactgGAGATGATTTTCAGCGAGATTCACTGAAAATCGAGGACCCTATCAGGTAATCAAACACATATATTGTGAGGTTAATTCAGTTGCAGGCTGGTCGTCAGGTCGGGATACAGGTATGTATTTACATGATGAGCCACCAATTGGGGTATGAAACTTGTTATTGAGCGATCGTTTGAGAACCTCATATGTTCGAGCTGGATAGACCGTAGTATTTTTTTAAGGGTTATGCCCTCTCTTGtaaccaaaaaaaaattgaccacAAACTCGATATTATTGGTGCTACGGTTTTTATAAGAAtcagaattaaataattttcaaagtttgaaatatagtataaaaaataagaaCTTGACACTACAATTTAAATTTGGTTGAAATTTAACCTTTAAGCTATAATAAACTTAAAAATGCAACCAATGTACAAACAATCTTCAATCTCGGCTTCCTTGTTTATATCAGTGCGTGTTGTGTGTCATGAGTGTGTGCTTGTTTGGCAATTGGTTTTTGGGTTGTTCTATGGGCTTGATTGTTGGGGTTGGTGCTTGAGCTTTATTCTAGCCCGGTTTAATTCTTTTAGACCACCAATTCAATTCAAGCCATCGAGCCATATCGCCAATATGAAGCAGAAAAGCAAATGTGGCTGACACGTTGGATGTCCACGTCCGCTAACGAACCTTGACGCACGCCGTGTCTAGTGCATTCAAACACACCAAAGCATTCTCTGCACTCATAGGCATACAAGCTATCTtttctctgcattgtctttatGTAAAAACTTTGCCATCACCATCACGAGTTTGTCAGAGTTCTGCTTCTAGCATTGCTGCTACTTCAGATACGGATACACTTTATCTTTAGAGCTGACACGCCAATCCAATAGCACTACCTAggcatatctcgtcttgcagaaACATGACTCTTCGACTCGACTTACCTTTTACATTATGGTTTAAAGTATTGAATCTgtatttcaattcagtttattccGTGTAATTTCTCCgttttttttagttgtattgCATCCGACTAGTGTTTTATTTCTAGTTGTATTGCATCCGACTAGTGTTTTATTTCATACCATAATTTTCACAATTCTAATTGCCAAATTTAAGCTGACAGATAGAAATTAACCCTATGACTTAAAGATGACAATCTACTACTCATCCATTGCATAACACAAGGAAAACAGAAGACAACCACTTCCCCAACGTTCAACTAGCAATAAAGgaagtgtgtatatatatataaggcaAGACTAGGCATAATCCACATCGATCGATCATACAAGCAAAGCAAAGCAAAGCAAAGCAATCTAATCCAAAGCAGCCTTGCCGCCCTCTTCCTCCACAACCTGTGATCCCATCAACCTCGCCACCGCCACGAACGACATCCCCCCGAGCACGTTGTTGAAGCACCTCAGCACCACCACCAACGACTTGAACACATTCATCGGCAGCTTCTTCGCCAGTATAAACTCCACCGCTGTCAGCACCTGATACCTCAAGTTGCTGCTCACCCCAAGCTGCACCGCCCACGCCGACGCGTTCAGCAGCGTCGGCGGCGCCTTGTTCGGCCTCACGAACTCCGGGTCCACCTTCTTCCTCAGCTCGATCAGCCCGTTCGAGATCGCCGTCCCCACCAGCCCCGCCGCAAACCCCGCCGCCGCGAACAACACCCCCTTGTACACGAACGTCCCCAGCCTCTCCGCCACGGTGAATGCGCCGGGCTCGAACATGTGGCTCGCCGGAGACCCGGCGAAGATCGACGGCAGGCTCTGCCCTAGCGACGACGAGGTTGGGGCTAAGATGTACATCAGCAGCAGATTCAAAATCGACCCCACCACGATGGTGGAGAACACGAAATCGAGCTCGTTCAGGCCGAAATTAGGGCGCGACGCCATGTCGCCGAGAATGCACGCGCTCACACCTACTAGCTCCTCCATCAGCACCTTGAAAGGGAATTGTGGATCGGCgacaactctctctctccatcCGGTTAAAAACGCTCCGATTGGTCCTAATCCGTCGCGGGAAGAGTTTCCTTCGCTGCTTCCACCGCCGCCGCTGTTgtcgcctcctcctcctccgccgctgcTAATGCCGGCACCGCGGCCGCCTCCGGCGGCGTGCGGTGTACTTAATTTGGAATCGAGATTAGGGTTTGAGAATTTGAATTTTGTGCATTGGGGGAAATTGAGGGAATGTGAAGGCGTGGAGGTGGTGATGAGGCAACGGTGGGTGGGAAGTGAAGAGCAGCAGAGCTGAGCCATCGCCGCTATCTCAAGCGGCTGAGATATGCTTCTCTCTCTCGAAGATTGATTGTTTTGGAAATATGATTGAGACGAAATGAATTTGGAACTGCGGCTAGAAACTGAGATAATCAAATGTCGATGAGAATTTGGATGCTCATAACATAAATGTATATctatatgaaaatttgtgttaatgGAGGTTTGGGTAAGAAATCTGCGAATTACAACAATGATATTGAGAACTGTAAACACCAATAGCAGAAAGATGAGTGTCTCTCACACATATCCTAATATCATCATCTGCTTAATAAGACAAACACACAAATCCAGCTTCAACATAAAAtccagagaaaaaaaaaattaaagatttaTTAAAGAAGTTGATTTGCCAATTGTGTTTGATGGGCTAAGAGGGATAATGATTGGTGGGCTTACTATTTGAtagatatttcatttttttgggctacttaaaaaaaatactaataatgtCATATATTATCACAACATATTGTTATATTAATACGAgaacttttttaaaataaaataaaatgtcacatttttatgaaataaattaaaatagaaagtgtGACATCACATCTAGCTTATATTGAATAGGAGTAATGGTTATGAGTATCAGTTTTATAACATTAATAATCAATAAGATTGAACGGAAGACACGTGTTGTGACTACCCATAGTCTATTCATAATCTATTCATCCgtagttagagcatccacaaccgtgctcttgacAGCGGCACGATTGTGGGCCCGAGCGGTACTATTCAtttctgctctctggcaagagcacaacacccacaactgtgctcttccgcaaggacgagcacaattaatataaaattcaattaaacaaaaacatttccataatattaaaatccatttaaaaaccacaataaatattacaaattacaaataaaattaaaaaatacataattaaaatcctaaaaattaaaaattacataattaaactccttaaaattaaaaattacataattaaaatcctaaaaattaaaaattacataattaaactcctaataagactacacatccggcgggatcaaccccaattatttttggagaccttttatcatggtctcgtgtgtttcaagttgcgtgggggtcatagatgacctatcggccatattgagttggcttaagagcatccacatcgagttgttcgggggtggaggtggcacatagggagcgggagcggcttcgggagtggcttcgggagtcgagccgcgacgacggttggccgccgccttcttccttccttgggggcggcgttgggaaccgctcggtccggcgtcggggctacccaagttagctctggcgagttggctagccacttcttccgagccggagtcggatagggctaccgaccttgatcgtttggaggagccgctagaggaggatgttatgcctcccttatacttcgggtgcgtccgcgtctcctgccaaacgttaagatatttgaacgacttaccgttcatggattggtaggtgctcagcgcggcggtgatgatgtcgacctcgcttcgaccgctcccggcattccgggactcctggatgaaatagccgttgaacttgccaatttctttgttggctcggccgatgcagttgcgcaccatactctcgttgcgctcgatcgttcccgacggccggtttgcattgtacagctagagacgcgccaccaaaagtgatcgccagattggttcgttccaaccaccgcatcttcggagatttccaagtacgccttgaacaatctttccatctccgccggtgagtacggtgtgcggacacaggcgtgagatggaggagtcggcatttgggaaggggcgcgaggcctaggctccggtgtccacccgtagcgcccttcggagacaccttggtcgtcgattgggtatggacggtaggcacccggaacggccgaatcttgggtttgagga
This portion of the Salvia splendens isolate huo1 chromosome 10, SspV2, whole genome shotgun sequence genome encodes:
- the LOC121752715 gene encoding probable alpha,alpha-trehalose-phosphate synthase [UDP-forming] 7; this translates as MLESSITDAAPTFCSVDDVSCDAIPEAYNEGVETTHFAPELTDEVSWVDDEKHEIKTVHLISSGFAVVDHSPPVSSTVTKSRHSFDGERIAQRDNVDIISCAAIVVANKELVGNISIGRAIPLMRKVSLLGNALVDGEQQFTGKTVLLGFDDMNIFKGINLKLLAMEHMLKQHPTWQGRVVLVQIANPSRGKGINLDEINREIGESCQRIDKELGRPGYEPIVFIYQSLSISERMAYYSIAECAVVTAVRDGMNLTPYEYIVCKEGVSGAKPGSDLSGPKKNMLVVSEFIGCSPSLSGAIRVNPWNVESTAEAMYEAISLAEREKELQHEKHYRYVSSRDVAFSARSFLQDMERTCVDDFRKRCWGIGLGFGFRVVALDPNFRKLSMDEITSAYCRAKRRAILLDYDGTLMSQNSIIKTPSAQVLSLINTRPGDPKNLVFMVSGKGRDSLSKWFLPCKTLGLSAEHGYFLRWPQVAEWEIYGQGSEFGWMHIAELVMNSYTEAIDRSGSTRTRQGHGTLCFGAMKRVRIFDPGDFESTSTLDETLMFLFHYPP
- the LOC121750151 gene encoding protein RETICULATA-RELATED 3, chloroplastic-like; this encodes MAQLCCSSLPTHRCLITTSTPSHSLNFPQCTKFKFSNPNLDSKLSTPHAAGGGRGAGISSGGGGGGDNSGGGGSSEGNSSRDGLGPIGAFLTGWRERVVADPQFPFKVLMEELVGVSACILGDMASRPNFGLNELDFVFSTIVVGSILNLLLMYILAPTSSSLGQSLPSIFAGSPASHMFEPGAFTVAERLGTFVYKGVLFAAAGFAAGLVGTAISNGLIELRKKVDPEFVRPNKAPPTLLNASAWAVQLGVSSNLRYQVLTAVEFILAKKLPMNVFKSLVVVLRCFNNVLGGMSFVAVARLMGSQVVEEEGGKAALD